One genomic window of Halovivax cerinus includes the following:
- a CDS encoding nucleotidyltransferase domain-containing protein: MDGNTVHSSGDGHGTRICLPLPLGDREAFRHSATTEILHVLASNPDSAFSNRELHRLTGKGMSNVNAAVRSLEGLGAVHVDRDGRSNAVRIDPEKLVRSDDPVTTIPQSEYHDPVRAIRQRLLDRVGDDAAIVLFGSVARGSADRASDIDVFVVVEDGRMAAQRAAHGIEEEIATERFGGDRYQPHIVVETRDGAARHDRIRDVLVDGITLHDAPALDGVKAEVVSRGA; encoded by the coding sequence ATGGACGGAAATACGGTTCATTCTTCAGGTGACGGCCACGGGACCCGCATCTGTCTTCCGCTCCCGCTCGGAGACCGAGAGGCGTTTCGACACAGTGCAACGACCGAGATCCTGCACGTGCTCGCGAGTAACCCCGACTCCGCCTTCTCGAATCGCGAGCTCCACAGGCTCACCGGGAAAGGGATGTCGAACGTCAACGCCGCCGTACGTTCTCTCGAAGGCCTCGGCGCCGTACACGTCGACCGCGATGGGCGATCGAACGCCGTGCGGATCGATCCGGAAAAGCTGGTTCGAAGCGACGATCCAGTGACCACGATCCCACAATCCGAGTACCACGATCCGGTGCGAGCGATACGCCAGCGGCTCCTCGACCGCGTCGGTGATGACGCCGCAATCGTGCTGTTCGGGAGTGTCGCACGTGGGAGCGCCGATCGAGCGAGCGACATCGACGTCTTCGTCGTCGTCGAGGACGGCCGAATGGCCGCACAGCGAGCGGCACACGGAATCGAGGAGGAGATTGCCACAGAGCGATTCGGCGGTGATCGGTACCAGCCACACATCGTCGTCGAGACGCGCGACGGAGCCGCGAGACACGATCGCATCCGTGACGTGCTCGTGGATGGGATCACACTCCACGACGCCCCGGCTCTCGACGGGGTGAAAGCGGAGGTGGTGTCGCGTGGGGCTTGA
- a CDS encoding ABC transporter substrate-binding protein produces MHSHTNRRSFISAAGTAGALALAGCLEGGNETGGDRTIKMGMVVAETGSLSSVGVPLRDVGHLPRIQINDADTSTSAEVSVQDSQTDPQQSISAAQSLANSGFPAVVGPLLSEATIQVTNEIYKPRQIVCCTPGSTSPRLTSLDDDDFVYRTISSDAFQGRALAQTASDRVGASSASVVYVNDAYGQALNETFSETFESNGGTIEAQVAVGQQEQSYVSQLEKAMSNDPDALFVVAFPAGGSQLLRDFYSNYSRDTPIVVPDSMRDPELPGNVGEPLTNITGVSSVAAGPGKDFVADLYSEEYDADTPPFYSYMYDASAILMLANAAAGANDGSEIKAQMQPVANPDGEVVSPENFAEGVQMAADGTTVQYRGASSNVDFDENGDMKRVNYAVFVYNEDGSVEDVDTIEYAAD; encoded by the coding sequence ATGCATTCGCACACTAATCGGCGCTCGTTCATCTCGGCCGCAGGAACGGCCGGCGCGCTCGCACTCGCGGGGTGTCTGGAAGGAGGGAACGAAACCGGTGGCGACCGAACGATCAAGATGGGGATGGTAGTTGCGGAGACCGGAAGCCTGTCGTCGGTCGGTGTCCCGCTCCGCGACGTCGGTCATCTCCCCCGAATTCAGATAAACGACGCCGATACGTCCACGAGCGCCGAGGTGAGCGTCCAGGATTCACAGACGGACCCCCAGCAGAGTATCAGCGCGGCACAGTCGCTGGCGAACTCGGGATTTCCAGCGGTGGTCGGGCCACTCCTCTCCGAGGCGACCATTCAGGTCACGAACGAAATATACAAACCCCGACAGATCGTCTGCTGTACGCCGGGTAGCACGTCTCCACGACTGACGTCGCTGGACGACGACGATTTCGTGTACCGTACGATCTCGAGCGATGCGTTCCAGGGGCGCGCCCTGGCACAGACTGCCAGCGATCGGGTCGGCGCCAGTAGCGCGTCGGTCGTGTACGTCAACGACGCCTACGGGCAGGCGTTGAACGAGACGTTCAGCGAGACCTTCGAGTCGAACGGCGGGACCATCGAAGCGCAGGTCGCCGTCGGACAGCAAGAACAGTCCTACGTCTCGCAACTCGAGAAGGCCATGAGCAACGACCCGGACGCACTGTTCGTCGTCGCGTTCCCCGCCGGTGGGTCCCAGTTGCTGCGGGACTTTTACTCGAATTACAGTCGGGACACGCCGATCGTCGTTCCGGACAGCATGCGGGATCCAGAGCTCCCCGGAAACGTCGGCGAACCCCTGACCAACATCACCGGCGTTTCGTCGGTCGCGGCCGGACCGGGCAAGGACTTCGTCGCGGACCTGTACAGCGAAGAGTACGATGCGGACACGCCACCGTTCTACTCGTACATGTACGACGCGAGCGCCATCCTGATGCTCGCGAACGCGGCTGCAGGGGCCAACGATGGGTCCGAGATCAAAGCGCAGATGCAACCCGTCGCCAATCCCGATGGTGAAGTCGTCTCGCCGGAGAACTTCGCCGAGGGCGTACAGATGGCTGCCGACGGGACGACGGTTCAGTACCGTGGCGCCTCGAGTAACGTCGACTTCGACGAGAACGGCGACATGAAACGCGTCAATTACGCCGTGTTCGTCTACAACGAGGACGGCTCGGTCGAGGACGTCGATACGATCGAGTACGCGGCCGACTGA
- a CDS encoding ABC transporter ATP-binding protein encodes MSLLTVEELDAGYGDLQILDDVDLTVDAGEYVTIVGPNGAGKSTAMKSVFGLTDHMGGSVRFDGVDITDDNPEDIIRKGLSYVPQNENVFPSLSVEENLRMGAYILDSVPSSALDAVYDRFPILRERRDQRAGTMSGGQQQMLAMGRALMLEPELLLLDEPSAGLAPDLVDEMFDKIDEINATGTSILMVEQNAKTALRRCDRGYVLAQGQNRYVDEGDALLDDEDVRREFLGG; translated from the coding sequence ATGAGTCTCCTGACCGTCGAGGAGCTCGATGCCGGGTACGGTGACCTGCAGATACTCGACGACGTCGATCTCACCGTGGATGCGGGGGAGTACGTCACGATCGTCGGGCCGAACGGCGCCGGAAAGAGTACGGCGATGAAGTCAGTCTTCGGCCTGACGGACCACATGGGCGGTTCCGTCCGCTTCGACGGCGTCGACATCACGGACGACAATCCGGAGGACATCATTCGGAAGGGGCTGAGCTACGTCCCACAGAACGAGAACGTCTTCCCGTCGCTCTCGGTCGAAGAGAACCTGCGAATGGGTGCGTACATCCTCGATAGCGTCCCCTCTAGCGCGCTCGACGCGGTGTACGATCGCTTCCCGATCCTCAGGGAGCGGCGAGACCAGCGCGCAGGGACGATGAGCGGCGGGCAACAGCAGATGCTCGCGATGGGGCGGGCGTTGATGCTAGAGCCGGAACTGTTGTTGCTCGACGAGCCCTCGGCCGGTCTCGCGCCCGACCTGGTCGACGAGATGTTCGACAAGATCGACGAGATCAACGCGACGGGGACGTCGATACTGATGGTCGAACAGAACGCAAAAACGGCGCTCAGACGCTGTGATCGCGGATACGTACTCGCCCAGGGGCAAAATCGATACGTGGACGAGGGAGACGCCCTCCTCGACGACGAGGACGTCCGCCGGGAGTTCCTCGGCGGATAA
- a CDS encoding ABC transporter ATP-binding protein — MSSSESDTTADTDRQPNTQTAEGTPPLRVEGLQKSFEGIRAVDGASFSVEAGTLTGMIGPNGAGKSTTFDCITGFHTPDGGTVELDGRPITGHAPHEIAQAGLVRTFQIARELEEMTVLENLMLAPQHQLGEGMWRAVLPGSRGRRSVAASERELRETVWETLDRFELSHLADEYAGTLSGGQRKLLELARALLADPDVLLLDEPLAGVNPTLEKRLLERIEDLRADGHTFLLVEHDMDVIMTHCDRVIVMNQGDVLVEGPPETVRTNEQVIEAYLGGDV; from the coding sequence ATGAGCAGTAGCGAGAGCGACACCACCGCAGACACGGACAGGCAGCCGAACACGCAGACGGCCGAGGGGACGCCACCACTCCGTGTCGAGGGACTGCAGAAGAGCTTCGAGGGGATACGGGCGGTCGACGGGGCGAGCTTCAGCGTCGAAGCGGGAACGTTGACCGGAATGATCGGGCCGAACGGAGCGGGGAAATCGACGACGTTCGACTGTATCACGGGATTCCACACCCCCGACGGTGGAACTGTCGAGCTCGACGGCCGACCGATAACCGGCCACGCGCCACACGAGATCGCACAGGCGGGGCTCGTCCGAACGTTCCAGATCGCGCGCGAACTCGAGGAGATGACGGTCCTCGAGAACCTGATGCTCGCGCCACAACATCAGCTCGGTGAGGGAATGTGGCGGGCCGTGCTGCCCGGATCGCGAGGCCGACGGAGCGTTGCAGCCAGCGAGCGTGAGCTCCGGGAGACGGTCTGGGAGACGCTGGATCGATTCGAACTCTCGCACCTGGCCGACGAGTACGCCGGTACCCTGTCGGGCGGGCAACGGAAACTGCTGGAACTGGCACGGGCGTTGCTCGCCGACCCCGACGTATTGTTACTCGACGAACCGCTCGCCGGGGTCAACCCGACACTCGAAAAACGACTCCTCGAGCGAATCGAGGACCTCCGCGCGGACGGACACACGTTCCTGCTGGTCGAACACGATATGGACGTTATCATGACACACTGTGACCGCGTCATCGTGATGAATCAGGGGGACGTCCTCGTCGAAGGGCCACCGGAGACGGTCCGTACGAACGAGCAGGTCATCGAAGCGTACCTCGGAGGTGACGTATGA
- a CDS encoding branched-chain amino acid ABC transporter permease has translation MTDGTHPSRIEWFTEEVPGGDAALVAAVMGALYVGFTALSLLVGVTLTGLVSGLQGITFFAAVYALAALALNLQWGYAGLFNVGVAGFMAVGVYTMAILTRPVNPDTGVGGFGLPLVVGVLGGIAIAALLGFVAAVPALRVRDDYLAIITVGLGEIVRLTVNSQTFARVDVFGVTTGTGGANGLSLPQNPVDALFYVNPDSPAEGATILGDALFGVASSVGIPNAVALSWAYTLVVVGFVGLFYVYLARLANSPFGRVLKAIREDEMVAEALGKDTNRFKITAFVVGCALMGLTGILWQGSQGFTSPANYLPQQTFYIFIALIIGGAGSNTGSVLGGALFAGLLFRGPPLLANTVEAFADFGRAPTTVIDAVIPLASADPFPLLAFLFDHIAALRFMLVGAVLIYLIQNRPQGLLGHRKETASTVSLARGGTDEQ, from the coding sequence ATGACCGACGGTACACATCCATCACGAATCGAGTGGTTCACCGAGGAGGTTCCCGGGGGCGACGCTGCGCTGGTCGCCGCCGTAATGGGCGCGCTCTACGTGGGCTTTACGGCGCTAAGCCTGCTGGTCGGCGTCACACTCACGGGACTCGTTAGCGGTCTCCAGGGCATCACGTTCTTCGCGGCGGTCTACGCGCTGGCCGCGCTCGCGCTCAATCTCCAGTGGGGATACGCGGGACTGTTCAACGTGGGCGTCGCCGGATTCATGGCGGTCGGCGTGTACACGATGGCGATTCTCACGCGCCCGGTCAATCCCGACACCGGAGTCGGCGGATTCGGGCTTCCGCTGGTCGTGGGCGTTCTCGGCGGGATCGCCATCGCCGCACTGCTCGGGTTCGTGGCGGCGGTCCCGGCACTTCGTGTCCGCGACGATTACCTCGCCATCATCACCGTCGGACTGGGAGAAATCGTCAGACTCACCGTCAACTCCCAGACGTTCGCACGTGTGGACGTGTTCGGCGTCACGACGGGAACCGGTGGCGCGAACGGCCTCTCGTTACCGCAGAACCCGGTCGACGCGCTGTTCTACGTAAATCCAGACTCCCCCGCCGAGGGGGCGACCATCCTCGGAGACGCCCTCTTCGGTGTCGCCAGTAGCGTCGGAATTCCGAACGCGGTGGCCCTGAGCTGGGCCTACACACTCGTCGTCGTCGGGTTCGTCGGCCTCTTTTACGTCTATCTGGCCAGGCTCGCCAACTCGCCGTTCGGACGGGTGTTGAAGGCGATTCGCGAGGACGAGATGGTCGCCGAAGCGCTCGGCAAGGACACGAACCGGTTCAAGATCACCGCCTTCGTGGTCGGGTGCGCCCTGATGGGGCTGACGGGGATCCTGTGGCAGGGGAGCCAGGGGTTCACCAGTCCTGCGAACTATCTCCCACAACAGACGTTCTACATCTTCATCGCCCTCATAATCGGTGGCGCGGGATCTAACACGGGAAGCGTCCTCGGCGGGGCGTTGTTCGCGGGTCTCCTGTTTCGAGGGCCACCGCTGCTCGCAAACACCGTCGAGGCGTTCGCCGACTTCGGACGGGCGCCGACGACGGTCATCGACGCCGTGATTCCACTCGCGAGCGCCGATCCGTTTCCGCTGCTGGCCTTCCTGTTCGACCACATCGCGGCGCTTCGATTCATGCTGGTCGGGGCCGTCCTGATTTACCTGATACAGAACCGGCCCCAGGGACTGCTGGGACATCGAAAAGAGACGGCGTCGACCGTCTCGCTCGCCAGAGGTGGGACCGATGAGCAGTAG
- a CDS encoding branched-chain amino acid ABC transporter permease — translation MIQAAMQRWIGVRGRTTKTAVALGIVLILGLIAADIVRGQLSAGTVGVYLWQGVIIGLVIGLAGVGLTLTYSILGFANFAHGEYLTVGAFGGWVATFVVAGIGTLELSGLLLLGFGSSEVNAGSAGVNVATAPAAIVVGAGFAAVVTMCLALALDRIVYRPMREQDGIALLIASIGVAFILRYALVLVFGTEQAGLTTGSGPDVSLPAVGVSASAHELTLIVAAIALVVGLHLLLQRTKLGIAMRAMADSESLARVTGIPTERVVRDTWLIGAGLTGVSGYLLVLWRGSISFDIGWNILLLVFAAVILGGIGSVYGAIVGGLVIGVASRLSLIWLPAGFVNVTAFLVMILVLIVRPRGIFSGRSST, via the coding sequence ATGATACAGGCTGCGATGCAGCGCTGGATCGGCGTCCGAGGCCGGACCACGAAAACGGCCGTGGCCCTCGGGATCGTCCTGATACTCGGCCTCATTGCGGCCGATATCGTGCGCGGACAGCTTTCGGCGGGGACCGTCGGTGTCTATCTCTGGCAAGGAGTCATCATCGGACTGGTCATCGGCCTCGCCGGCGTCGGGTTGACGCTCACGTACAGCATCCTGGGGTTCGCGAACTTCGCACACGGCGAATACCTGACCGTCGGGGCGTTCGGTGGCTGGGTCGCGACGTTCGTCGTCGCGGGCATCGGGACGCTCGAACTCTCTGGACTGCTCCTTCTCGGGTTCGGGAGTAGCGAAGTGAACGCTGGATCCGCCGGGGTGAACGTCGCGACCGCACCCGCCGCGATCGTCGTCGGTGCCGGATTCGCTGCCGTCGTCACAATGTGCCTCGCTCTGGCGCTCGATCGAATCGTCTATCGGCCGATGCGCGAACAGGACGGAATAGCACTGCTGATCGCCAGCATCGGGGTCGCGTTTATTCTCCGATACGCCCTCGTTTTGGTGTTCGGAACGGAACAGGCGGGTTTAACGACCGGGAGCGGTCCCGACGTCTCACTTCCCGCCGTCGGCGTGTCGGCGAGCGCCCACGAACTGACGCTCATCGTGGCCGCCATCGCACTGGTCGTGGGCCTCCACCTCCTGCTCCAGCGAACGAAACTCGGAATCGCGATGCGCGCGATGGCCGATAGCGAGTCGCTCGCTCGGGTCACTGGGATCCCGACGGAACGAGTCGTCCGCGATACGTGGCTGATCGGCGCCGGATTGACTGGCGTCTCGGGGTACTTGCTCGTCCTCTGGCGGGGTTCGATCTCGTTCGATATCGGCTGGAACATCCTCCTGCTGGTGTTCGCGGCGGTCATCCTCGGGGGGATCGGTTCCGTCTACGGGGCGATCGTCGGCGGCCTCGTCATCGGCGTGGCCAGTCGGCTCTCGCTGATCTGGTTACCGGCGGGCTTCGTCAACGTCACCGCGTTCCTGGTGATGATCCTCGTCTTGATCGTACGTCCGCGCGGGATCTTTTCAGGGAGGTCGTCGACATGA
- a CDS encoding DUF7411 family protein, with product MRLGLLYSGGKDSTLAALLLENFYDVTLATAHFGITDDWRHAERAAAELDLPFRRIELDESVAEDAATRIREDGFPRNGIQHVHREALEALAGADDFDAIADGTRRDDRVPTVSRAQAQSLEDRHDVDYVAPLSGFGRGAVDRLVDSTLDVTVGPSEEIHRADYEAELRAVIAAEGGQDAVAECFPDHDQTHVTGRR from the coding sequence ATGCGACTGGGACTGCTGTACAGCGGCGGCAAGGACTCGACGCTCGCCGCGTTGCTCCTGGAGAACTTCTACGACGTGACGCTCGCTACCGCCCACTTCGGCATCACGGACGACTGGCGACACGCCGAGCGCGCGGCCGCGGAACTCGACTTGCCGTTCCGTCGAATCGAACTCGACGAGTCGGTCGCCGAGGACGCCGCCACCCGAATCCGCGAGGACGGCTTCCCCCGAAACGGTATCCAGCACGTCCACCGGGAGGCGCTGGAGGCGCTGGCTGGCGCGGACGACTTCGACGCCATCGCAGACGGCACACGCCGCGACGACCGCGTCCCGACGGTTTCGCGTGCGCAGGCCCAGAGTCTCGAAGATCGCCACGACGTCGACTACGTCGCCCCGCTGTCGGGCTTCGGTCGCGGCGCGGTCGATCGACTGGTCGACTCGACGCTCGACGTGACCGTGGGGCCGAGCGAGGAGATTCACCGCGCGGACTACGAGGCCGAGTTGCGGGCCGTGATCGCCGCCGAGGGCGGACAGGACGCCGTCGCGGAGTGCTTCCCCGATCACGATCAGACGCACGTTACCGGTCGGCGGTAG
- a CDS encoding DNA-binding protein — MSNGDDELDELRKERMQELKDQADSQGSNAEAQQAAQQQAEAQKKAVLRQHLTDDARKRLNTVKMSKEGFGQQVEQQVIALARSGRIQGKIDDEKMKQLLNELKPESKSFDIRRR; from the coding sequence ATGAGCAACGGGGACGACGAACTCGACGAACTCCGAAAGGAACGCATGCAGGAGTTGAAAGACCAGGCCGACTCGCAGGGTTCGAACGCGGAGGCCCAGCAGGCCGCCCAGCAACAGGCCGAAGCCCAGAAGAAGGCCGTACTGCGACAGCACCTCACCGACGACGCGCGCAAGCGACTCAACACGGTGAAGATGAGCAAAGAGGGATTCGGCCAGCAGGTCGAACAGCAGGTCATCGCGCTCGCCCGGAGCGGGCGCATCCAGGGCAAGATCGACGACGAGAAGATGAAGCAGTTGCTGAACGAACTGAAGCCCGAATCCAAGAGCTTCGACATCCGCCGACGCTAA
- a CDS encoding 30S ribosomal protein S19e has product MATMYDVPVDALIEALAADLDDELDEPDWAPFAKGGVGNELPPEQEDFWATRAASLLRKVADTGPVGVERLSTEYGGSKRGSNRYRVAPDKRADGSKNVIRTILQQLEDAGYVETAEGQGRRITAEGRSLLDDTAGEVLSDLDRPELERYA; this is encoded by the coding sequence ATGGCTACGATGTACGACGTCCCGGTCGACGCCCTCATCGAGGCGCTCGCCGCGGACCTCGACGACGAACTCGACGAACCCGACTGGGCGCCGTTCGCGAAAGGCGGCGTCGGGAACGAACTGCCCCCCGAACAGGAGGACTTCTGGGCGACCCGCGCGGCCAGCCTCCTTCGCAAGGTCGCCGACACCGGCCCCGTCGGCGTCGAGCGGCTCTCGACGGAGTACGGCGGCTCGAAGCGCGGTTCGAACCGCTACCGCGTCGCCCCCGACAAGCGCGCCGACGGCTCGAAGAACGTCATCCGAACGATCCTCCAGCAGCTGGAGGACGCCGGATACGTCGAGACCGCCGAAGGCCAGGGTCGGCGTATCACCGCCGAGGGTCGCAGCCTGCTCGACGACACCGCAGGTGAAGTCCTCTCGGACCTGGACCGACCGGAACTCGAACGCTACGCCTGA
- the thiL gene encoding thiamine-phosphate kinase yields MNERAALTLLGDELAHAGDDAAVVGGQVLTTDMLHETTDFPEGTTRYTAGWRAVGASLSDVAAMGAEATAAVAVYAAPAFDDDDLLAFVAGAQDVCERVGARYVGGDLDHHAEFTVATTALGRVPDGSGATDSGTDDASPLPDVGPVRRSGARPGDVVCVTGSLGRSAAALERFDRGEDDRANDLFRFDPRVATGLAVAPHASAMMDSSDGLARSLHQLADASDCGFAIESDRVPIHDELAAVAATEPADDVLEAAITFGEDFELVFTVSRDDLPDVRTAAPVDVTVVGDVVDADVTMDDRSLADEGYDHGG; encoded by the coding sequence ATGAACGAGCGGGCGGCACTCACGCTCCTCGGCGACGAACTCGCCCACGCGGGTGACGACGCGGCCGTCGTCGGCGGGCAGGTCCTGACGACGGACATGCTCCACGAGACGACGGACTTCCCCGAGGGGACCACGCGCTACACGGCTGGCTGGCGGGCGGTCGGTGCCTCGCTGTCGGACGTGGCGGCGATGGGTGCGGAAGCGACGGCAGCGGTAGCCGTCTACGCCGCGCCGGCATTCGATGACGACGACCTGCTCGCGTTCGTCGCGGGTGCCCAGGACGTCTGCGAGCGCGTCGGCGCGCGCTACGTCGGCGGCGATCTGGACCACCACGCGGAGTTCACCGTGGCCACCACCGCGCTCGGCCGGGTGCCGGACGGATCCGGCGCGACGGACTCCGGGACCGATGACGCTTCACCGCTGCCCGACGTCGGTCCCGTCCGCCGCAGCGGTGCACGGCCGGGCGACGTCGTCTGCGTCACGGGTTCGCTCGGCCGGAGCGCCGCCGCCCTCGAACGCTTCGACCGGGGCGAGGACGACCGGGCGAACGACCTGTTTCGCTTCGATCCCCGGGTCGCGACGGGTCTCGCCGTCGCTCCGCACGCGAGCGCGATGATGGATTCGAGCGACGGCCTGGCCCGATCGCTGCACCAGCTCGCCGACGCCTCGGACTGTGGCTTCGCGATCGAGTCCGACCGGGTGCCGATCCACGACGAACTCGCGGCGGTCGCTGCGACCGAACCGGCCGACGACGTTCTCGAGGCGGCGATCACGTTCGGTGAGGACTTCGAGCTGGTGTTCACCGTCTCGCGGGACGACCTCCCGGACGTGCGCACAGCCGCACCGGTCGACGTCACGGTCGTCGGGGACGTCGTCGACGCCGACGTGACGATGGACGACCGGTCGCTGGCCGACGAGGGGTACGATCACGGTGGTTAA
- a CDS encoding site-2 protease family protein: MAVESPADGPSLETIESVFAVNEVHKSTEKLVYVGQPRVPPDAVARELWPAFHDAGYDLELRGTRGQVALVAEPQSLGIDGVPWRHLALFVATVLSTLFAGSFWYHIDPFAEPATILEAWPFSAAILFVLGVHEMGHYVASRYHRVEASLPYFIPVPTLIGTLGAVIKMNGRMPSRKALFDIGVAGPLAGFVATVAVTTVGLHMDPIHAPEAVVESPDAIQLKLGFPVLLEGLAAIFGQSLYRGDPTTMVNPVVIGGWVGMFVTVLNLIPVGQLDGGHILRAMIGPAQETVAALVPAALLGLAGYLYVLTDTTGQGASVWILWGVLTTLLAIAGPAEPVVEERLGPRRLALGVLTFVLGATCFTLVPIELVG, from the coding sequence ATGGCAGTCGAGTCGCCCGCCGACGGACCGTCACTGGAGACGATCGAGTCGGTGTTCGCTGTGAACGAGGTCCACAAATCGACGGAGAAACTCGTCTACGTCGGACAGCCCCGCGTCCCGCCGGACGCCGTCGCTCGTGAACTCTGGCCGGCGTTTCACGACGCGGGCTACGATCTCGAGTTGCGCGGCACCCGGGGGCAGGTGGCACTGGTCGCCGAACCGCAATCTCTCGGCATCGACGGCGTGCCGTGGAGACACCTCGCCCTGTTCGTCGCGACGGTACTCTCGACGCTGTTCGCCGGCTCGTTCTGGTACCACATCGACCCGTTCGCCGAGCCCGCCACGATCCTCGAGGCGTGGCCGTTCTCCGCGGCGATCCTGTTCGTCCTCGGCGTCCACGAGATGGGACACTACGTCGCCAGTCGGTACCACCGCGTCGAGGCCTCACTTCCGTACTTCATCCCCGTGCCGACCCTGATCGGCACGCTCGGTGCCGTGATCAAGATGAACGGCCGAATGCCGAGCCGGAAGGCGCTGTTCGACATCGGCGTCGCCGGCCCGCTCGCCGGGTTCGTCGCCACGGTCGCGGTCACCACCGTCGGCCTCCACATGGACCCGATCCACGCGCCCGAAGCCGTCGTCGAGAGCCCCGACGCGATTCAGCTGAAACTCGGCTTCCCGGTCTTGCTGGAGGGACTCGCCGCGATCTTCGGCCAGTCCCTCTACCGCGGCGACCCGACGACGATGGTGAACCCGGTCGTCATCGGGGGCTGGGTCGGCATGTTCGTCACGGTCCTCAACCTCATCCCGGTCGGCCAGCTAGACGGCGGCCACATCCTCCGCGCGATGATCGGCCCCGCCCAGGAGACCGTCGCTGCGCTCGTCCCCGCTGCCCTGCTCGGCCTCGCAGGCTACCTCTACGTCCTCACAGACACCACGGGGCAAGGCGCCTCGGTCTGGATCCTCTGGGGTGTCCTGACGACGCTCCTGGCGATCGCCGGGCCAGCAGAGCCCGTCGTCGAAGAGCGACTCGGACCGCGAAGACTGGCGCTCGGCGTCCTCACGTTCGTCCTCGGCGCAACGTGTTTCACCCTCGTGCCGATCGAACTCGTCGGCTGA
- a CDS encoding DUF7123 family protein, which yields MSTTASPSTDSKRRRLKQYLRERAEDGEMYFKGKFIADDVGLSPKEIGALMVTLSESADDLEVEKWSYTSATTWRVEAA from the coding sequence ATGAGCACAACTGCATCACCCTCCACCGATTCCAAGCGTCGCCGCCTGAAGCAGTACCTGCGCGAACGCGCCGAAGACGGCGAGATGTACTTCAAAGGCAAGTTCATCGCCGACGACGTCGGTCTCTCACCGAAGGAGATCGGCGCGCTCATGGTTACACTCTCGGAGTCCGCCGACGACCTCGAGGTCGAGAAGTGGTCCTACACGAGCGCGACCACGTGGCGCGTCGAGGCGGCCTGA